Below is a genomic region from Rhizobium sp. 9140.
CAAAGGCAGCGCCGTCGAATGCGGGAACATTGCGCAGCAATGCGCGCAGATCGGTATAGTGCCAGGCTTCCAGCCGCCGCGTCGGCAGTCCGGCATCCTTCAGGTCGGACAAGAGCAGGTCGCGTGCCGAGAGAACGGCGCCGTCGCCGGGCAGGTCGCTCAGCTGATGGTTATACGCTTCCAGCAGCGCCGTTTCGGCAGCTGTCCGCGTGATCGTGTTTTGAATGTTCATGAGCAAACGCTCCTTCAAGCCGCCGCGCCGATGATATCGGCATAGCCGTTGGCTTCCAGATCAAGCGCCAGCGACTTGTCGCCGGTCTTGATCACCTGCCCCTTGTAGAGGACGTGGACCGTATCCGGCACGATGTATTCCAGCAGGCGCTGGTAGTGGGTGATGACGATCACGGCCCGATCGGGCGAACGAAGAGCGTTGACGCCATCCGACACGATCTTCAGGGCATCGATATCAAGGCCCGAATCGGTTTCGTCGAGAATGCAGAGGTTCGGCGCGAGCAGCGCCATCTGCAAGATCTCGGCGCGCTTCTTCTCACCGCCGGAGAAGCCGACATTGAGCGGCCGCTTCAGCATATCCGGGTTGATCTTCAGCTCGGCTGCGGCTTCCTTGACCCGACGGATAAAGTCAGGGGTCTTCAGCTCATCCTCGCCGCGATACTTCCGCTGCTCGTTCATCGCCACCTTCAGGAACTGCATGGTGGCAACGCCCGGAATTTCGACCGGGTACTGGAAGGCAAGAAAGATACCTTTCGCCGCCCGCTCCGACGCGTCCAGCTCGAGAATGCTTTCACCATTGTAGAGAATGTCACCCTCGGTGACCTCATAGTCTTCGCGGCCCGAGAGAATATACGACAGCGTCGATTTCCCGGAACCGTTCGGCCCCATGATCGCTGCGACTTCGCCAGCCTTCACGGTCAGGTTCAATCCGCGAATGATCTCGGTACCATCCTCGGCGATCCGGGCATGGAGGTTTCTGATTTCAAGCATTGGTTCACTCTTTCGTACAACGGTACCGACCTGTCGTGCAGAGGGTCAGTCGTTCGGTTCCATTCATGTTCGCAGCGATGGAGGCCGGCCCTCATACGGGCCAGCCAGATCGTAGCTGCCGGACGTCAGGACAATCAGCCCACAGACCCTTCCAGCGAAATCCCGATCAGCTTCTGCGCTTCGACCGCGAATTCCATTGGCAGTTCCTGGATGACCTCCTTGACGAAGCCGTTGACGATCAGGGCGATCGCGGCTTCTTCCGGGATGCCGCGCTGAAGGCAGTAGAACAGCTGGTCCTCGGAGATCTTGGAGGTCGTCGCCTCGTGCTCGAACTGGGCCGTCGAGTTCTTCGCCTCGATGTAGGGTACGGTGTGCGCGCCGCAGCGATCGCCGATCAGCAGCGAATCGCACTGGGTGAAGTTGCGCGCGTTCGTTGCCTTGCGGTGGGCAGAAACCTGACCGCGATAGGTGTTTTGGCTGACACCCGCGGCGATGCCCTTGGAGATGATGCGGCTCGAGGTGTTCTTGCCGAGATGGATCATCTTCGTGCCACTGTCGATCTGCTGATGGCCGTTCGACACCGCGATCGAATAGAACTCGCCGCGGCTGTCGTCGCCGCGCAGAATGCAGGAGGGGTACTTCCACGTGATCGCAGAGCCGGTTTCCACCTGCGTCCACGAAATCTTCGACCGGTCGCCGCGGCAATCGCCGCGCTTGGTGACGAAGTTGTAGATGCCGCCCTTGCCGTCCTTGTCGCCCGGATACCAGTTCTGCACCGTCGAATACTTGATTTCGGCATCGTCGAGCGCCACGAGTTCGACCACCGCCGCATGAAGCTGGTTCTCGTCGCGCTGGGGTGCCGTGCAGCCCTCGAGGTAGGAGACGTAGGCGCCCTCTTCCGCGATGATCAGCGTGCGTTCGAACTGACCGGTGCCCTTCTCGTTGATACGGAAATAGGTGGACAGTTCCATCGGGCAGCGAACGCCCTTGGGAACGAACACGAAGGAGCCATCTGTGAAGACGGCCGAATTCAGTGTCGCATAGTAATTGTCGGTCGTCGGCACCACGGTGCCGAGATATTTCTTCACGAGATCGGGATGCTCGCGGATGGCTTCCGAAATCGACATGAAAATCACGCCGGCCTTCTTCAGCTCTTCCTTGAAGGTCGTGACGACAGAGACCGAATCGAACACGGCATCGACCGCGATCTTCGAGGTCTTCACACCAGCCAGCAATTCCTGCTCGCGCAGGGGAATGCCGAGCTTCTCATAGATCTTGAGAATTTCCGGATCGACATCATCGATGGAGGTCGGGCCGGGCGTGCTCTTCGGCGCGGCATAGTAGGAGATCGCGTTGAAATCGATCTTCGGATAGTTGACGCGCGCCCAGTCCGGCTCGGTCAGCGTGAGCCAGCGGCGATAAGCCTCCAGACGCCATTCGAGCATCCAGTCGGGCTCGTCCTTCTTCGCGGAAATGAACCGGATGATCTCTTCGGACA
It encodes:
- the sufC gene encoding Fe-S cluster assembly ATPase SufC, encoding MLEIRNLHARIAEDGTEIIRGLNLTVKAGEVAAIMGPNGSGKSTLSYILSGREDYEVTEGDILYNGESILELDASERAAKGIFLAFQYPVEIPGVATMQFLKVAMNEQRKYRGEDELKTPDFIRRVKEAAAELKINPDMLKRPLNVGFSGGEKKRAEILQMALLAPNLCILDETDSGLDIDALKIVSDGVNALRSPDRAVIVITHYQRLLEYIVPDTVHVLYKGQVIKTGDKSLALDLEANGYADIIGAAA
- the sufB gene encoding Fe-S cluster assembly protein SufB, with amino-acid sequence MAAVQETIDQVKLIDVDQYKYGFESMIEMDKAPNGLSEEIIRFISAKKDEPDWMLEWRLEAYRRWLTLTEPDWARVNYPKIDFNAISYYAAPKSTPGPTSIDDVDPEILKIYEKLGIPLREQELLAGVKTSKIAVDAVFDSVSVVTTFKEELKKAGVIFMSISEAIREHPDLVKKYLGTVVPTTDNYYATLNSAVFTDGSFVFVPKGVRCPMELSTYFRINEKGTGQFERTLIIAEEGAYVSYLEGCTAPQRDENQLHAAVVELVALDDAEIKYSTVQNWYPGDKDGKGGIYNFVTKRGDCRGDRSKISWTQVETGSAITWKYPSCILRGDDSRGEFYSIAVSNGHQQIDSGTKMIHLGKNTSSRIISKGIAAGVSQNTYRGQVSAHRKATNARNFTQCDSLLIGDRCGAHTVPYIEAKNSTAQFEHEATTSKISEDQLFYCLQRGIPEEAAIALIVNGFVKEVIQELPMEFAVEAQKLIGISLEGSVG